One Dunckerocampus dactyliophorus isolate RoL2022-P2 chromosome 15, RoL_Ddac_1.1, whole genome shotgun sequence genomic window, AGAAagcaaacccccaaaacaaacttATAGAAAAGGAAAGCTGAGGAAGTACAGCAACAATGAAGATAATGATGTCAAAGGGACCTCGAAAAAGGACGACGAGGAGCGTCATGGTAGTGGAGAAGCAATCGTGTCCACCCTTCCTTTTGAGTGACTACAGACTTTGTGTTGGATCAGTCcttctcacttcctgtttgtgctgcgccatgtgatcatcagtcatcTATTCAGGAAGGTTGCAGTGCCGCTTGTCTTGACGTGTGTCAATCACTGGTGTGTGTATGGCTTTGAAAGGCCAAAATTCCCACAGTGACATCACCTAACAGTCTCAGCTGACGAAGGATGTGGGGGAGGCCGTTACCATGGGGACATGGGAAAGCAACTGCCCCTGGCCCCTGCCTGCTGCTGATTGGTGATGAGAACAAAAGACCAGCAATCTCAAGTTTATGGTCTCCTTTTAATGTCACAAAGTGACATCATCCTTGTCCAATCACAACCAAGGAAGacaacatagaaaacatgtCGATGACATTAGTTtaacacatatacacaaacacagacacacacacacacacacagacacacacacacgtgagtTCATACAGTAATTTCGCTTGtggaacacttaaaaaaaacaaacaagaaaaaagtcgccgTGTCAATGGGCGAGTAGAAGTAAGATGTGTGGAAGTAGAATGTGACAGTTGTAGACCAATCACATCCTGTCATCGCTTTGACTTTGGTACGCCCCTTAGTGGCCTACTGGCTAATTCCTTTACGTCCAACAAAAGCGGTTAGCTTAGCCTAGCCTCCCATGATGTCTTGATGCTAACCTAAGATATGCAGCAGCTGTAGTGGTTAAAAGACAGCGCTCAGTCAGTAGTGGGCGTGGCCTAAGACATGCTAGCCCTGAAGAATTCCAACACAGTCAGTCGGCTGAAAGTGGGAGGGGACTATTGGGATGCATTGTGGGTAAAGTGCTGGAGTGATTGTTGCTCTTCAAAAGAGGTCACTGGGCAGACGTGGTTCCACTAAGTCTCTTCCCAGTCTGGACCTCAGAATCCAGTGGACTGTATCTTGGGCTGCGGGGGGCTTTCTTCATTGCCTGCACGAGATACAAACAACGTGTGTGAAATGCTGCCATGTTGCTTCGGTCTCTTGGTCTTCGGTCTCACCGTCTGCCGAGCCACGCTCCAGAGAGGCTGTCCTGGAGACTGAGGCAGAACAGAACGCCTGGTCTTCTTCATGATCGGCTGCTGGCTCTCTGAGGGATGTTAGCAGTTTGTGATGCTCCTTCTCAATGTCCTGTGCCGACACAATCAGACGACACAGTGAAGACGGACGCCAAGCAAACCAAATCTGACAACATGGCTGCACGCAAACTCACCTTCAGCTGCCGCAGCTTGCTCATCAGGTTTTCCATGATGCTGAATATCTCCTCCACGTTTTTGATCACGTGGCACTGCTGCAAATCCTCTGACGGCGGGCTGCCCTCCAGGTCGTCGGTGGCACTCTCTCCTTGCTGAGTGGGCAGGACCAGGTAGAAGATGTTTCCTGTCCACAATCGCAACACCCAATCAGAAGAGCTAGTCACTTCACTCAATAGACAACACCACCAGGTCTGCATTACCGTGCGCGGTGGGCCGGCTTGGCAGCGATGACTGCTCAGATGCCATTGTGACATCATCTGTAACGTAATTAaggacagaagaagaagagcccGCCAccaaagctacagtatgtggaggtcgtgtgtgtgtgcgcgcgcacgcGTATGTATGAGCATGCATGTACACGTGAGGAGAATGAGTGCACAttaggaaaaaggaaaaaaaaaaaaagatatgactGTTACCTTTTCTTACAACCTGAGCGCCACCGTGTAGCTCCACCTCCCCGTGACTGTCACTAACACTGCTCCTTTCATTAGGTGTGTCGAGAGACGAGTGGCACAAGGCATCATCGCGCAGGTCAAATAAGATGAGCTGTCGCAGCGTCTCCACTGGCAGGGAAAAAGGAGAATTTAACCCCAAtagcattgttttattttgtgtttgtccTTACCGTCCTGCAATGCAGCCTGTGCCACACCTACTGTGCCTCCTTCACCACAGGTCTGGCTGTCGGACTGCAAACTCATGGCATTTTCTGCAAGTAGAAAATACGAGTAATtagtttagttcattttgaACATCCAAACAAGATTACATTGAAGTAGATCTCATGTTTACtgttacacaattcaacatgtccgaaaaggagtaggaagaagcaaacctTATTTAGAGCTTATATGGTGAAATGTACCCATGCTctttggggtgtgtgtgtgtgtgtgtgtgtgtgtgtgtgtgtgtgtataaataaacAACGCTCCCAGAAGTTCCAGGGTGGCATGTACCTGCATAGGCAGGGCTTTGGGCCACAGGGGACATGCCACCGAGACTTGGAGATCTGGGAAAAGGACACAATTAGAGTCTGGTAGACTTGAATGACACAGACTGTAAAGACGACATGAACTCACGTCATGGCCGCTGAGCTGTGATTGGTAAGAGGGGAGCTGGCAGCGGAGATAGCTTTTTCCAATAGGTCCTTCCAGCTGAAAGACAACCATGTCATCACATGCCaccaaaaaacatacatgttcaAGGAAGGTCGCACAGGACAGCTCACATGTTCTTCTCAGACGCCGTCCCCGCCACTAGCTCATAGATCTGCCTCTCGGTGGCGCAGATAACATAGAGCGCTTTATTGTCTGTAATGGGGCAGAAAAAGGGTACTGTATGTGGGCAGGCTTCTAAACTTCTTTGTTGTGTTCACGTGGCAGCAGCCTCACCTGTGGCGACTGAGCGCACCAGCAGCGAGTCCAACTTGACCAGCGGGCTGAAGGACGTCTTGCTGTCTCCGcccgcaccaccaccacccagcCAGCGGGACGGGGGCCGCAGCTGCAAACGCTCGTCTGGGCCgcgctgcagcagcagcaggcagtCTGACAACAGCAGGGCTTGGATGTCTGAGAGGGCGGGGTACACGAGGGGCTATGTCAGTATGccaatgacctttttttttttcagctttaaaaaaaaaaaaaaaaaaaaaaaaaaaaaattctattaaaCTGACCTAACTGCTTGTCCTTGCCGACTTTCCAGACCAGTGGTCCCTCGTGAATCATTTTCTTGGTGCTGAGGTCCAGACTCTGGCAACAAGACTGGATGTGAAACACGCTACCCATTTTGATGTTGGGATGCTCGTCACATGGCTACCTTGAACAGTGGCGCAGTATCCAGTCTACGTTGGTATTGGCTCAGACGCTGCTGGTGTTCTGTCTCCCTGATGATCTCGTTCACTGCTTGCAGGATTCCTCTGCAACAGACCTGCGCCCGCTGGAGGGCAGAAAGGTCACCGGAGGCAGCTGAGGGAGAAACAGAGCACTAGCAGTAAGGCCCGAGGTCGCCACAAGTCACATGATGCGGTGAGGGGTTCTGCCAGGTTGCTCACCCTCTGTGTGCTTGATGATGTTGTCCAGAAGAAGCGGGTACTTAGTCAGTCTCTGCATTTCAGACACCAGCAGGTCTCTGAGCTGCAGGCGGCGACAGTGACGACTCGCCTCACACTCCTGAGCGAATCACAGCAACATGTGAGCAGCGGCAGCCATCTTGGCACAGATTTGAAAAGCGGCAACGTGTACCTGGACAATGTGGGCGAAGCGTGGGTCTTTGCGTTGCTTGTTCTTGATGAGCTCCAGTGCCTGAGACTGCTGCCTGCACAACTGCGACACCTGCTCTTGAAACTCATCGCCGGCAACGCCCTCAAACTGGATACACAAACACGTATGTCAGCAGGAGTGACGTATAACTGACACATCACAGCCAAATCAAACAATGGCAACAGCTAGTCAGCTCACCCTGGCCAACATGACATCACCAATGTCTTGAACGATGAGAGACTCCCGGCGCTTCCTCATGGCCTCAAACAGGCTGGCTGTGGATGGAGACAGTAAAGACAGCGAAACAAGTGTACAGCAAGTCGGCACAGGCATACACACCATGCAGCTCATAGACTTGTGGCAGGTTGGGAAAGATGCAAGCCAGCTCTTCAGAGCTGAGCACTACTCTCATCTTCTGGAAGAAGACCTGGTCCAGCACTGTTAATGTCCGCATGTGCGATGCCTCGGTGGTGAAGAGctctgaaacaaaaaaaaaagtgcagtcagTCGACATGTTGTGGCGCACGACGACTGGAAATGTGTTTCAGCACGCACCGTATATGACAGCCTGACGCTCCACTTCCCTTGGGCTTAGCGTGGCAATGAGCTCAGCCTGCACCGTCTCCTGCCAGTTCTGACCCTCGCATGCCTCTTCTTCGTCCGGCAGCAGGGCCAAAGGAGACTCAGTGCTCCTGTGCCACGACAGAGACATGGTCAAATGTCACTTATCTACAGTGGCCACACACAACTCACGAGGCGTGGCATGCAAAGGCACCTGCGGATGGAGTGTGGCGTGAACGGCGGTGTAGGGTTCTCCAGAGACCTATGATGAAAGCAGACACATACAATGTGGACTTCAAACATTCACaagaaattgtgaattgtgaaaCAGCGCCTTACCTGGCGGAGCTGCTAGACACAGACGAAGAAGCGCTGTGCTGCAGTAGCCTGAGGCCAGGGAGCTCCCTCTCCTCACCGGGGTCCTCCATGTCCACATCGCTACGAGAGCGGGGAACGGACTCACTTCCTGAAGCGATGCCTCGCCTACGGCCTTCTCCCTGAGCCTTCAAAGACTCACTGCGCGCTAGACGCACGGGCACACTTGGACTGCACACAGAACACTCCATGCTGACATCATCCGCTTTTCATCGTTTATGAGTGTGACCTACCTGTCCACACCATCATCCCCCCGGCTGCTAGACGACAGTATCTGAGGGTTGCCATCTTCGGGCCCAGTCTCTGAGTGGTTCTCAAACTGCTGAATGATGTTCCTCACGCTTCCAGGACGGActgagcacacgcacacacacacacacgaacgtCAAGCAGGATGAAAGTTAATCCACAACCAAACTGAAAACTACAAACGTGTATGTCAAAGGGCAACACACAGCAAAGAAAGAGGCCATGAGATAAGAGTCAAGTACCTTCAGCTGGGGACAAGGGGACATGGAATgctatgaaaacaaacaaaaatcaaacaatgagacaaccacaacaacagaaatggagaggaaaaaaacgaATGTGCTTACTGGACTGAGACGTGCTCCGAGGTTTCCCAATATACTTCAGGATGGGATTCCTCTTTTTGTCCTCCCCGTCTTTTTCCTTCTTTGTACCGCTTAGCTGAAGAGACACAGCATGAAGCGCTGCTGATGTGTACGCTCACAATAGCGAGGAAGTGCTTgcactcactttttttgtcttgagGAACATGAGCCACTTTTCCTTCTCCGTGCTCAAACCAGGGAACACCTTGGAGTCTCGGAGCTTGACACCAGCGTGACGCAGGTAGAGAAGCACGGCCGACGCCAGCGGAGAGCTAGAAGGAGCAGAAAGGCACCATGAACATGGAGGCAGAGAGAAGATGAACAAAGGGGAAGGAGGATATTTTTTAACCTTCTGTCCTCAACGTGCTTGGACCTGTGGCGAGAGCAAAAAGACAGTCAAGTGACAGGAAGCAGAGTCAAGTTCATATGGTCTGCGGCTGAGCACCTATGTCATGAAGTTGTTATTTAGGGAATAAGGTCATGTGACTCACAGAATTTCCCAGAGGGCGGTGACCT contains:
- the arhgef11 gene encoding rho guanine nucleotide exchange factor 11 isoform X8; the protein is MSLRQPTSTLDSPFAAWLSSLTIGDSERKSSQVAQQREPQTDVPNESGGAGLVHRCVVVQKDQLGFGFTVCGERVKLVQNVRAGGAAVKAGVQEGDRIIKVNGSLVSSMTHQEVVKLIKSGTYVALTLQGPPPSATSLPLEPLPADLTPNQSTLPGGEAPPPAPSLSGLSGISSQRITGPKPLQDPEVQKHASQILRKMLEQEEMELQVLMQEQLRNPSSSLEERIESAKRRAQQVRIKLQQDVEGMRSKSVCSYITAGEAVRLSLDSNDGDGEALDSPHSSPLSSVRSLLSRQQSSDIPLPSDSSGKVQIIGPEEEDEEEDGYTFNEMDGPFQDIELLKSRPAHMTVFMRYVFTQLLDPNPLLFYLTVEAYLSSAPKDARSLAPQICSHFLDPDAPLKIKVPEEYLADIESRLHAQEDIRGPLSELQQQVLPDIQDQIVDYRSKQMMGLGALFGEGDLLLLDGDPLKERQVVDRQVTALWEILSKHVEDRSSPLASAVLLYLRHAGVKLRDSKVFPGLSTEKEKWLMFLKTKKLSGTKKEKDGEDKKRNPILKYIGKPRSTSQSTFHVPLSPAEVRPGSVRNIIQQFENHSETGPEDGNPQILSSSSRGDDGVDSPSVPVRLARSESLKAQGEGRRRGIASGSESVPRSRSDVDMEDPGEERELPGLRLLQHSASSSVSSSSARSLENPTPPFTPHSIRRSTESPLALLPDEEEACEGQNWQETVQAELIATLSPREVERQAVIYELFTTEASHMRTLTVLDQVFFQKMRVVLSSEELACIFPNLPQVYELHASLFEAMRKRRESLIVQDIGDVMLARFEGVAGDEFQEQVSQLCRQQSQALELIKNKQRKDPRFAHIVQECEASRHCRRLQLRDLLVSEMQRLTKYPLLLDNIIKHTEAASGDLSALQRAQVCCRGILQAVNEIIRETEHQQRLSQYQRRLDTAPLFKSLDLSTKKMIHEGPLVWKVGKDKQLDIQALLLSDCLLLLQRGPDERLQLRPPSRWLGGGGAGGDSKTSFSPLVKLDSLLVRSVATDNKALYVICATERQIYELVAGTASEKNIWKDLLEKAISAASSPLTNHSSAAMTSPSLGGMSPVAQSPAYAENAMSLQSDSQTCGEGGTVGVAQAALQDVETLRQLILFDLRDDALCHSSLDTPNERSSVSDSHGEVELHGGAQVVRKDDVTMASEQSSLPSRPTAHGNIFYLVLPTQQGESATDDLEGSPPSEDLQQCHVIKNVEEIFSIMENLMSKLRQLKDIEKEHHKLLTSLREPAADHEEDQAFCSASVSRTASLERGSADGNEESPPQPKIQSTGF
- the arhgef11 gene encoding rho guanine nucleotide exchange factor 11 isoform X2; translation: MSLRQPTSTLDSPFAAWLSSLTIGDSERKSSQVAQQREPQTDVPNESGGAGLVHRCVVVQKDQLGFGFTVCGERVKLVQNVRAGGAAVKAGVQEGDRIIKVNGSLVSSMTHQEVVKLIKSGTYVALTLQGPPPSATSLPLEPLPADLTPNQSTLPGGEAPPPAPSLSGLSGISSQRITGPKPLQDPEVQKHASQILRKMLEQEEMELQVLMQEQLRNPSSSLEERIESAKRRAQQVRIKLQQDVEGMRSKSVCSYITAGEVRLSLDSNDGDGEALDSPHSSPLSSVRSLLSRQQSSDIPLPSDSSGKVQIIGPEEEDEEEDGYTFNEMDGPFQDIELLKSRPAHMTVFMRYVFTQLLDPNPLLFYLTVEAYLSSAPKDARSLAPQICSHFLDPDAPLKIKVPEEYLADIESRLHAQEDIRGPLSELQQQVLPDIQDQIVDYRSKQMMGLGALFGEGDLLLLDGDPLKERQVVDRQVTALWEILSKHVEDRSSPLASAVLLYLRHAGVKLRDSKVFPGLSTEKEKWLMFLKTKKLSGTKKEKDGEDKKRNPILKYIGKPRSTSQSTFHVPLSPAEVRPGSVRNIIQQFENHSETGPEDGNPQILSSSSRGDDGVDSPSVPVRLARSESLKAQGEGRRRGIASGSESVPRSRSDVDMEDPGEERELPGLRLLQHSASSSVSSSSARSLENPTPPFTPHSIRRSTESPLALLPDEEEACEGQNWQETVQAELIATLSPREVERQAVIYELFTTEASHMRTLTVLDQVFFQKMRVVLSSEELACIFPNLPQVYELHASLFEAMRKRRESLIVQDIGDVMLARFEGVAGDEFQEQVSQLCRQQSQALELIKNKQRKDPRFAHIVQECEASRHCRRLQLRDLLVSEMQRLTKYPLLLDNIIKHTEAASGDLSALQRAQVCCRGILQAVNEIIRETEHQQRLSQYQRRLDTAPLFKSLDLSTKKMIHEGPLVWKVGKDKQLDIQALLLSDCLLLLQRGPDERLQLRPPSRWLGGGGAGGDSKTSFSPLVKLDSLLVRSVATDNKALYVICATERQIYELVAGTASEKNIWKDLLEKAISAASSPLTNHSSAAMTSPSLGGMSPVAQSPAYAENAMSLQSDSQTCGEGGTVGVAQAALQDVETLRQLILFDLRDDALCHSSLDTPNERSSVSDSHGEVELHGGAQVVRKGNSHIFFFFSFFLMCTHSPHVYMHAHTYACARTHTRPPHTVALVAGSSSSVLNYVTDDVTMASEQSSLPSRPTAHGNIFYLVLPTQQGESATDDLEGSPPSEDLQQCHVIKNVEEIFSIMENLMSKLRQLKDIEKEHHKLLTSLREPAADHEEDQAFCSASVSRTASLERGSADGNEESPPQPKIQSTGF
- the arhgef11 gene encoding rho guanine nucleotide exchange factor 11 isoform X1; this translates as MSLRQPTSTLDSPFAAWLSSLTIGDSERKSSQVAQQREPQTDVPNESGGAGLVHRCVVVQKDQLGFGFTVCGERVKLVQNVRAGGAAVKAGVQEGDRIIKVNGSLVSSMTHQEVVKLIKSGTYVALTLQGPPPSATSLPLEPLPADLTPNQSTLPGGEAPPPAPSLSGLSGISSQRITGPKPLQDPEVQKHASQILRKMLEQEEMELQVLMQEQLRNPSSSLEERIESAKRRAQQVRIKLQQDVEGMRSKSVCSYITAGEAVRLSLDSNDGDGEALDSPHSSPLSSVRSLLSRQQSSDIPLPSDSSGKVQIIGPEEEDEEEDGYTFNEMDGPFQDIELLKSRPAHMTVFMRYVFTQLLDPNPLLFYLTVEAYLSSAPKDARSLAPQICSHFLDPDAPLKIKVPEEYLADIESRLHAQEDIRGPLSELQQQVLPDIQDQIVDYRSKQMMGLGALFGEGDLLLLDGDPLKERQVVDRQVTALWEILSKHVEDRSSPLASAVLLYLRHAGVKLRDSKVFPGLSTEKEKWLMFLKTKKLSGTKKEKDGEDKKRNPILKYIGKPRSTSQSTFHVPLSPAEVRPGSVRNIIQQFENHSETGPEDGNPQILSSSSRGDDGVDSPSVPVRLARSESLKAQGEGRRRGIASGSESVPRSRSDVDMEDPGEERELPGLRLLQHSASSSVSSSSARSLENPTPPFTPHSIRRSTESPLALLPDEEEACEGQNWQETVQAELIATLSPREVERQAVIYELFTTEASHMRTLTVLDQVFFQKMRVVLSSEELACIFPNLPQVYELHASLFEAMRKRRESLIVQDIGDVMLARFEGVAGDEFQEQVSQLCRQQSQALELIKNKQRKDPRFAHIVQECEASRHCRRLQLRDLLVSEMQRLTKYPLLLDNIIKHTEAASGDLSALQRAQVCCRGILQAVNEIIRETEHQQRLSQYQRRLDTAPLFKSLDLSTKKMIHEGPLVWKVGKDKQLDIQALLLSDCLLLLQRGPDERLQLRPPSRWLGGGGAGGDSKTSFSPLVKLDSLLVRSVATDNKALYVICATERQIYELVAGTASEKNIWKDLLEKAISAASSPLTNHSSAAMTSPSLGGMSPVAQSPAYAENAMSLQSDSQTCGEGGTVGVAQAALQDVETLRQLILFDLRDDALCHSSLDTPNERSSVSDSHGEVELHGGAQVVRKGNSHIFFFFSFFLMCTHSPHVYMHAHTYACARTHTRPPHTVALVAGSSSSVLNYVTDDVTMASEQSSLPSRPTAHGNIFYLVLPTQQGESATDDLEGSPPSEDLQQCHVIKNVEEIFSIMENLMSKLRQLKDIEKEHHKLLTSLREPAADHEEDQAFCSASVSRTASLERGSADGNEESPPQPKIQSTGF
- the arhgef11 gene encoding rho guanine nucleotide exchange factor 11 isoform X3, coding for MSLRQPTSTLDRLSSLTIGDSERKSSQVAQQREPQTDVPNESGGAGLVHRCVVVQKDQLGFGFTVCGERVKLVQNVRAGGAAVKAGVQEGDRIIKVNGSLVSSMTHQEVVKLIKSGTYVALTLQGPPPSATSLPLEPLPADLTPNQSTLPGGEAPPPAPSLSGLSGISSQRITGPKPLQDPEVQKHASQILRKMLEQEEMELQVLMQEQLRNPSSSLEERIESAKRRAQQVRIKLQQDVEGMRSKSVCSYITAGEAVRLSLDSNDGDGEALDSPHSSPLSSVRSLLSRQQSSDIPLPSDSSGKVQIIGPEEEDEEEDGYTFNEMDGPFQDIELLKSRPAHMTVFMRYVFTQLLDPNPLLFYLTVEAYLSSAPKDARSLAPQICSHFLDPDAPLKIKVPEEYLADIESRLHAQEDIRGPLSELQQQVLPDIQDQIVDYRSKQMMGLGALFGEGDLLLLDGDPLKERQVVDRQVTALWEILSKHVEDRSSPLASAVLLYLRHAGVKLRDSKVFPGLSTEKEKWLMFLKTKKLSGTKKEKDGEDKKRNPILKYIGKPRSTSQSTFHVPLSPAEVRPGSVRNIIQQFENHSETGPEDGNPQILSSSSRGDDGVDSPSVPVRLARSESLKAQGEGRRRGIASGSESVPRSRSDVDMEDPGEERELPGLRLLQHSASSSVSSSSARSLENPTPPFTPHSIRRSTESPLALLPDEEEACEGQNWQETVQAELIATLSPREVERQAVIYELFTTEASHMRTLTVLDQVFFQKMRVVLSSEELACIFPNLPQVYELHASLFEAMRKRRESLIVQDIGDVMLARFEGVAGDEFQEQVSQLCRQQSQALELIKNKQRKDPRFAHIVQECEASRHCRRLQLRDLLVSEMQRLTKYPLLLDNIIKHTEAASGDLSALQRAQVCCRGILQAVNEIIRETEHQQRLSQYQRRLDTAPLFKSLDLSTKKMIHEGPLVWKVGKDKQLDIQALLLSDCLLLLQRGPDERLQLRPPSRWLGGGGAGGDSKTSFSPLVKLDSLLVRSVATDNKALYVICATERQIYELVAGTASEKNIWKDLLEKAISAASSPLTNHSSAAMTSPSLGGMSPVAQSPAYAENAMSLQSDSQTCGEGGTVGVAQAALQDVETLRQLILFDLRDDALCHSSLDTPNERSSVSDSHGEVELHGGAQVVRKGNSHIFFFFSFFLMCTHSPHVYMHAHTYACARTHTRPPHTVALVAGSSSSVLNYVTDDVTMASEQSSLPSRPTAHGNIFYLVLPTQQGESATDDLEGSPPSEDLQQCHVIKNVEEIFSIMENLMSKLRQLKDIEKEHHKLLTSLREPAADHEEDQAFCSASVSRTASLERGSADGNEESPPQPKIQSTGF
- the arhgef11 gene encoding rho guanine nucleotide exchange factor 11 isoform X4; amino-acid sequence: MSLRQPTSTLDRLSSLTIGDSERKSSQVAQQREPQTDVPNESGGAGLVHRCVVVQKDQLGFGFTVCGERVKLVQNVRAGGAAVKAGVQEGDRIIKVNGSLVSSMTHQEVVKLIKSGTYVALTLQGPPPSATSLPLEPLPADLTPNQSTLPGGEAPPPAPSLSGLSGISSQRITGPKPLQDPEVQKHASQILRKMLEQEEMELQVLMQEQLRNPSSSLEERIESAKRRAQQVRIKLQQDVEGMRSKSVCSYITAGEVRLSLDSNDGDGEALDSPHSSPLSSVRSLLSRQQSSDIPLPSDSSGKVQIIGPEEEDEEEDGYTFNEMDGPFQDIELLKSRPAHMTVFMRYVFTQLLDPNPLLFYLTVEAYLSSAPKDARSLAPQICSHFLDPDAPLKIKVPEEYLADIESRLHAQEDIRGPLSELQQQVLPDIQDQIVDYRSKQMMGLGALFGEGDLLLLDGDPLKERQVVDRQVTALWEILSKHVEDRSSPLASAVLLYLRHAGVKLRDSKVFPGLSTEKEKWLMFLKTKKLSGTKKEKDGEDKKRNPILKYIGKPRSTSQSTFHVPLSPAEVRPGSVRNIIQQFENHSETGPEDGNPQILSSSSRGDDGVDSPSVPVRLARSESLKAQGEGRRRGIASGSESVPRSRSDVDMEDPGEERELPGLRLLQHSASSSVSSSSARSLENPTPPFTPHSIRRSTESPLALLPDEEEACEGQNWQETVQAELIATLSPREVERQAVIYELFTTEASHMRTLTVLDQVFFQKMRVVLSSEELACIFPNLPQVYELHASLFEAMRKRRESLIVQDIGDVMLARFEGVAGDEFQEQVSQLCRQQSQALELIKNKQRKDPRFAHIVQECEASRHCRRLQLRDLLVSEMQRLTKYPLLLDNIIKHTEAASGDLSALQRAQVCCRGILQAVNEIIRETEHQQRLSQYQRRLDTAPLFKSLDLSTKKMIHEGPLVWKVGKDKQLDIQALLLSDCLLLLQRGPDERLQLRPPSRWLGGGGAGGDSKTSFSPLVKLDSLLVRSVATDNKALYVICATERQIYELVAGTASEKNIWKDLLEKAISAASSPLTNHSSAAMTSPSLGGMSPVAQSPAYAENAMSLQSDSQTCGEGGTVGVAQAALQDVETLRQLILFDLRDDALCHSSLDTPNERSSVSDSHGEVELHGGAQVVRKGNSHIFFFFSFFLMCTHSPHVYMHAHTYACARTHTRPPHTVALVAGSSSSVLNYVTDDVTMASEQSSLPSRPTAHGNIFYLVLPTQQGESATDDLEGSPPSEDLQQCHVIKNVEEIFSIMENLMSKLRQLKDIEKEHHKLLTSLREPAADHEEDQAFCSASVSRTASLERGSADGNEESPPQPKIQSTGF
- the arhgef11 gene encoding rho guanine nucleotide exchange factor 11 isoform X7; this encodes MSLRQPTSTLDSPFAAWLSSLTIGDSERKSSQVAQQREPQTDVPNESGGAGLVHRCVVVQKDQLGFGFTVCGERVKLVQNVRAGGAAVKAGVQEGDRIIKVNGSLVSSMTHQEVVKLIKSGTYVALTLQGPPPSATSLPLEPLPADLTPNQSTLPGGEAPPPAPSLSGLSGISSQRITGPKPLQDPEVQKHASQILRKMLEQEEMELQVLMQEQLRNPSSSLEERIESAKRRAQQVRIKLQQDVEGMRSKSVCSYITAGEVRLSLDSNDGDGESGKVQIIGPEEEDEEEDGYTFNEMDGPFQDIELLKSRPAHMTVFMRYVFTQLLDPNPLLFYLTVEAYLSSAPKDARSLAPQICSHFLDPDAPLKIKVPEEYLADIESRLHAQEDIRGPLSELQQQVLPDIQDQIVDYRSKQMMGLGALFGEGDLLLLDGDPLKERQVVDRQVTALWEILSKHVEDRSSPLASAVLLYLRHAGVKLRDSKVFPGLSTEKEKWLMFLKTKKLSGTKKEKDGEDKKRNPILKYIGKPRSTSQSTFHVPLSPAEVRPGSVRNIIQQFENHSETGPEDGNPQILSSSSRGDDGVDSPSVPVRLARSESLKAQGEGRRRGIASGSESVPRSRSDVDMEDPGEERELPGLRLLQHSASSSVSSSSARSLENPTPPFTPHSIRRSTESPLALLPDEEEACEGQNWQETVQAELIATLSPREVERQAVIYELFTTEASHMRTLTVLDQVFFQKMRVVLSSEELACIFPNLPQVYELHASLFEAMRKRRESLIVQDIGDVMLARFEGVAGDEFQEQVSQLCRQQSQALELIKNKQRKDPRFAHIVQECEASRHCRRLQLRDLLVSEMQRLTKYPLLLDNIIKHTEAASGDLSALQRAQVCCRGILQAVNEIIRETEHQQRLSQYQRRLDTAPLFKSLDLSTKKMIHEGPLVWKVGKDKQLDIQALLLSDCLLLLQRGPDERLQLRPPSRWLGGGGAGGDSKTSFSPLVKLDSLLVRSVATDNKALYVICATERQIYELVAGTASEKNIWKDLLEKAISAASSPLTNHSSAAMTSPSLGGMSPVAQSPAYAENAMSLQSDSQTCGEGGTVGVAQAALQDVETLRQLILFDLRDDALCHSSLDTPNERSSVSDSHGEVELHGGAQVVRKGNSHIFFFFSFFLMCTHSPHVYMHAHTYACARTHTRPPHTVALVAGSSSSVLNYVTDDVTMASEQSSLPSRPTAHGNIFYLVLPTQQGESATDDLEGSPPSEDLQQCHVIKNVEEIFSIMENLMSKLRQLKDIEKEHHKLLTSLREPAADHEEDQAFCSASVSRTASLERGSADGNEESPPQPKIQSTGF